AAGTATTATTATACGTTCTAGCACGCAAAAAAGCGAAACCAAATGGTTCCACTTTTCAATTCCGCTTAATAATCTTTTTGTTATTGGGCAAAAATGTTTCACACTAGTTTTAGACTTATTTCCTAGGAAATATTGTTTCTATTGATCAATTCCCCAGAGCAAGATATTAAAGGCTAATGGTAATGTTAGCTTGGTAATATACCCTTCCTTTTTGGCCTGCTTTAAAGATGCTAGAACGAATTTACGTTGTTGACCCTTTAGTTTTTGGGCTGCTTTAACAGCTAAATTAAAGTCATGCTTATTTTTTTCTAATTCTAGTAGCTCTAGCTTTTTTAGAAATCTTTTGCCATTTATAAGTTGGAAATTGAGCGGTAGCTCTCTTGCTTATTCTGTTAAGTGGTTTAACTACTCCTTGAAGTGCTTTGCTATTAAAAGCACAGTATTGCATACCAGGATTAGTAGTCCAGGTGCTATATTTGTTGTCTTTAGAAGTAATTAAATACATCAACGCACCGTTATGATGTTTAGCATATGCAATTTTTACCACTTTGAATTTAACATTCTTCACCTTTTTAGGACTGATAGTATTTCCACTTCTAAATTCAGAGTCATTTAGCATTTTTTGATAACTATCTTTGCCCACTGAAATAGGTTGAGAATCGGAGTTTACAGTTACAATGTAGCCCCACTTGCTAAGTCGAGGAATATTTTTAATTGTTATAGCTTTATCAAACTTAGCTACTACAGTTGAATTGCTGTTGTCTGCAGCGTTGGCAGTGACAGATGATGCTGAAAATAATGCTGCAAGTGAAGCAGTAGCAAGTAAACTAATTAGAGCCTTTTTAGATTTCATAATTTAGCCTCTTTTTACACATAGCGCTTATTGGCTAATAAGCATTAATTCATATCCAACACTATCTATTATAAGCATCTGTATTTCATTTATTAGCTATCTATGTTTAAAATCATATATAAAATAAGGATATTTCCCAAGAAATATCAATCCCAACAAAAAAAGCGGGACAAACGTCTCGCTTTTTCAGGTTACTCAACCAAATTAGTGTTGTGAAGCACCTGAAACCGTATCAGGAGCAGGATCCTCTTCTGGTTCTGATTCTTCATGTTGAGATGCACCTGTTGCAGCGTCAGCTTCTAAGCCGTACTTTTCTGCAAAGTAACTGAATGGCTTCAAGTCTTCAGCTTGATACTTCTTGACAAAGGCTGGGTCGTCAAGTGAGTTCAATTCAGTTGAGTAAGGCATTTCGTGAGTGTACTTGACGTCGATCAACATTGGACCGTCCATCTTCTTGAATTCGTCGACAGCATCTTCGAATTCCTTCTTGGTGCGAACCGTTACACCCTTAACATTCATACCTTCAGCAGCCTTTGCCCAGTCGTTATCAGGGATAATAACACCAGATAATGGTTGGTTAGATTCATCTTCTTGTTCTGCTTGGATGTAACCCAAAGTTTCATTAGTGAAGACGATGTTCAAAATATGCATGTTGTAACGAGCCATAGTAAGAAGTTCTTGGTTCATCATAGCAAAACCACCGTCACCAGCTAATTGCCATACTTCACGGTCTGGGTAAACAGTTGCTGCAGTAAGAGCAGCTGGAGCACCATAACCCATAGTTGCGTGCAAGCCTGAAGTAGTCCACTTTTGATCATCATGCAAGTTCAAAAGACGGCATGAGTCAACGTTAACGTTACCAACATCAATAGCAAAGATGGCGTTGTCATCAGCCTTCTTGTTGATAACATCCCAGATTGGTTCAGGACGTACAGGCATTTCATCTGAGTTCTTAAAGCTTGCTTGCCATGCATCCCAGTTCTCACGGTCTGCAATAGCAGCCTTGTAAAGTGGTGATTCGCTACGTTCTTCACCAGCGTCAATAATTGCTCTCAAAGCCTTCTTAGCATCTGCAAGCATTGAAACATCAGTTGAGTGACGCTTACCAAACTTAGCTGAATCAACATCAATTTGAATAACCTTAGCATCCTTAGGGAACCATAAAACTGAGAATGGTGAGTTGTTACCTACCCAAACAACTAAGTCAGTTGCGCTTTGGACTTCTTGAGCAGCCTTAGGTCCGATACGGCCGATAGTACCCATGTATGCTGGGAATTTGTCTTCTACTACACCCTTGCCTAAGTATGATGACATAATAGGGGTCTTGAACTTTTCAGCAAATTCCTTAACTTCTTCACCAGCATCCTTTGCACCTAAACCAATGTACATGGTTGGGTTCTTAGCTTCTTTCAAAAGCTTAACAGCTTCTTCAACTGAAGCCTTAGTTGGTGCTGGATAATTGTCTGCTGGATGAGCATCCTTGTTTACACGGAAGGTGTCATCAATCTTTTGCCAACCGTAGTCCTTAGGAATAATGATAACTGCAGGACCCTTTCTTGCGTAGGCTTGACGGATAGCTTCATCAGTTAAAATTGGAATTTGTTCAGCGGTCTTAGCTTGGCGGCACCAAACACTAGCGTTCAAGAACCACTTGTCTTCATCAAAAGCTTGGAAGAAGTCAATATCTTGACGGCTAGTTGGAACGTTAGCAACAATTGCTACCATTGGAGTCTTGTCAAACTTAGCATCATACAAACCATTGAATAAGTGGGCAGCACCAGGACCAGCTGAACCGAAACATACACCCAACTTACCAGTTAACTTATATTCTGCAGAAGCAGCTAAAGCACCAGCTTCTTCGTGACGTACTTCAATAAATTTCATCTTATCTCTAAAGTCATAGATAGCGTTCATACTTGAGTCGAATGAACCACCTGGGAAACCGTAGATATGATCAATTCCCCAATCGTAAATAACTTTAAGCATTGCATCAGAACCATTAATTTTTGTCATATAAGTGCATCTCCTTAACTTTTGTTCTTTCATAATGTATTAAAACACTTTTTTTCACATTTGCAAACCGATAAAATCACCGTTATTACGCAAATGAAAACGCTTTTGTAATAATAATCACTTCACAAGCTTTACCAAATTCAATATCTCAAAAAGCTGAATGGTAGCGTTTTATATTGTGATTTGATGAACATTATTATACTAAATTTCACTTATTTTATGTATATTCATTGTTACTTATAGTAAAAATTTAAGAAAAAATTTTTTACAATTTATTTCATAGCTATCCAACTTAGAAAAACGTTATTTTATAATTTTGCGCATAAAAATAACGTAGAATACTATTCCTACGCTATTTTTGTGCTATTCTACTTTTTCACTCTAGAGTAACGCCCATTTTGAATGTAAACACTCAAGATTGCCAAGTCAGCTGGGTTAACTCCTGAAATTCGTTCTGCTTGAGCTAAAGTTTCAGGACGAATTTTTTCAAATTTTTGCCGTGCCTCAGTAGCTAAACCTTCGATTTGGTCATAATCAATATCTGCTGGGATTTTTTTGGCTTCTTGTCT
This is a stretch of genomic DNA from Lactobacillus crispatus. It encodes these proteins:
- the spxB gene encoding pyruvate oxidase is translated as MTKINGSDAMLKVIYDWGIDHIYGFPGGSFDSSMNAIYDFRDKMKFIEVRHEEAGALAASAEYKLTGKLGVCFGSAGPGAAHLFNGLYDAKFDKTPMVAIVANVPTSRQDIDFFQAFDEDKWFLNASVWCRQAKTAEQIPILTDEAIRQAYARKGPAVIIIPKDYGWQKIDDTFRVNKDAHPADNYPAPTKASVEEAVKLLKEAKNPTMYIGLGAKDAGEEVKEFAEKFKTPIMSSYLGKGVVEDKFPAYMGTIGRIGPKAAQEVQSATDLVVWVGNNSPFSVLWFPKDAKVIQIDVDSAKFGKRHSTDVSMLADAKKALRAIIDAGEERSESPLYKAAIADRENWDAWQASFKNSDEMPVRPEPIWDVINKKADDNAIFAIDVGNVNVDSCRLLNLHDDQKWTTSGLHATMGYGAPAALTAATVYPDREVWQLAGDGGFAMMNQELLTMARYNMHILNIVFTNETLGYIQAEQEDESNQPLSGVIIPDNDWAKAAEGMNVKGVTVRTKKEFEDAVDEFKKMDGPMLIDVKYTHEMPYSTELNSLDDPAFVKKYQAEDLKPFSYFAEKYGLEADAATGASQHEESEPEEDPAPDTVSGASQH